One stretch of Celeribacter baekdonensis DNA includes these proteins:
- the scpB gene encoding SMC-Scp complex subunit ScpB, translating to MAKDRSDPELDRELPDLPPELRWQEWMRRIEGVLFASASPVSREDLARVVGQGASVDLLVEDLSAELEGRAFEIAQVAGGWMFRTRAAYAPAIRAAADVGNQLLDLSEFDVAVLAAIAYHQPITRDGLKDIFGKEISRDLIGRLHARDLIGTGPRSPRRGAPYTFVTTEQFLVAFGLENLRDLPDREQLEDAGVVDQAPQVDFG from the coding sequence ATGGCGAAGGATCGCTCTGACCCTGAACTGGATCGCGAGCTGCCCGACCTGCCGCCAGAGTTGCGCTGGCAGGAATGGATGCGCCGGATCGAAGGAGTCCTCTTTGCCTCTGCCTCCCCTGTGTCGCGCGAGGACCTGGCTCGCGTGGTGGGGCAGGGGGCCTCAGTCGACTTGCTGGTCGAGGATCTCTCCGCCGAACTGGAAGGGCGAGCCTTCGAGATCGCCCAGGTCGCTGGCGGCTGGATGTTCCGGACGCGGGCGGCCTACGCGCCCGCGATCCGCGCGGCGGCAGATGTCGGCAATCAATTACTGGACTTGAGTGAATTCGACGTCGCGGTGCTGGCGGCCATCGCCTATCATCAGCCGATAACCCGCGACGGGTTGAAGGATATCTTTGGCAAGGAAATCAGTCGTGACCTGATCGGTCGGCTGCATGCGCGCGACCTGATCGGGACAGGGCCAAGGTCGCCGCGTCGGGGGGCGCCCTATACCTTCGTCACCACGGAGCAGTTCCTTGTTGCCTTCGGTTTGGAAAACCTGCGCGATCTTCCCGATCGGGAACAGTTGGAGGATGCGGGGGTTGTCGACCAAGCACCACAGGTCGATTTCGGGTGA
- a CDS encoding Mu transposase C-terminal domain-containing protein: protein MSDNFPADKDWEEAEFRARVLAELPAQLTQGNVDWAIRQLNVSRSTLFRLVKQFREDGRTSALLPDTRGPKPGMQPLDPAVEEIVSRHFKGLYATRRKPTRTRFWREVAADCRAQGLAPPSIRRLGRWLEQHDQAKLMARREGKDKADRRYLATPGGLVANDPLDIVQIDHTKADVTVVDPVTRRPLGRPTLTVAIDVNTRMVLGFHLSLEPPSLLSVALCLTHAVMEKMHWLTACGISTEWLARGIPTAIYVDNGAEFHARAFQLACSEYQIDLQYRPPGTPRYGGHIERLIGTMMGAIHLLPGSHFSNIFERGDLDAEAEAVMTLRELETWLALEITGSYHARVHSALEITPSAAWATRVDEVRLRIPADLRQFLVDFLPSEQRVLQRDGLHLFHIRYWADELRWLMGRESRKFTLKYDPRDLSRIFVLTESGIIEARPADLTRPAITLWEHRAARRALREAGRHSVDEELIFRTIEAQRDLVDTAVRQTKATRRHQARRAHLAPRRMIDVTPDDAARDALPALEGEGSPFLSHPGFKVEEWYDDD from the coding sequence ATGTCCGATAATTTTCCAGCTGACAAGGATTGGGAAGAGGCGGAGTTTCGCGCCCGGGTGCTCGCGGAGCTGCCGGCCCAGCTGACTCAGGGCAATGTCGACTGGGCCATACGTCAGCTAAATGTCAGCCGATCCACGCTTTTTCGTCTGGTGAAGCAGTTCCGCGAGGACGGGCGGACCAGTGCACTTCTGCCGGACACCCGGGGCCCCAAACCTGGCATGCAGCCGCTGGACCCGGCGGTGGAAGAAATCGTGTCCCGCCACTTCAAGGGGCTTTATGCCACCCGCCGCAAACCTACCAGAACGCGGTTCTGGCGGGAGGTCGCCGCCGATTGTCGGGCTCAAGGGCTGGCACCGCCCTCGATCCGTCGTCTGGGGCGCTGGCTGGAGCAACATGACCAGGCTAAGCTGATGGCCCGGCGAGAGGGCAAGGACAAGGCCGACCGGCGCTATCTGGCCACGCCTGGGGGGCTGGTCGCCAACGATCCGCTGGATATCGTCCAGATCGACCACACCAAGGCTGACGTGACAGTGGTAGATCCGGTGACACGACGCCCGCTCGGTCGGCCAACGCTGACGGTCGCGATCGACGTGAATACCCGCATGGTTCTGGGCTTCCACTTGTCCCTGGAACCGCCCTCGCTGCTCTCCGTCGCCCTCTGCCTGACCCATGCGGTGATGGAGAAAATGCACTGGCTGACGGCGTGCGGGATCAGCACGGAGTGGCTGGCGCGGGGCATCCCGACCGCGATTTATGTGGACAATGGCGCGGAGTTCCATGCCCGGGCTTTTCAGCTTGCCTGTTCCGAATACCAGATCGACCTGCAGTACCGTCCGCCCGGCACGCCGCGCTATGGCGGGCATATCGAGCGGCTGATCGGCACGATGATGGGCGCGATTCACCTGCTGCCGGGCTCGCATTTCTCGAACATCTTCGAGCGCGGCGATCTCGATGCCGAAGCCGAGGCGGTGATGACCTTGCGCGAGCTGGAAACCTGGCTGGCGCTGGAAATCACCGGCTCCTACCACGCGCGGGTGCATAGCGCGTTGGAAATCACGCCCTCGGCGGCCTGGGCAACACGGGTGGACGAAGTCAGACTCCGTATACCCGCCGATCTGCGCCAGTTCTTGGTCGATTTTCTGCCGTCTGAGCAGCGGGTTTTGCAGCGCGACGGCCTGCATCTCTTCCACATCCGCTACTGGGCGGACGAGTTGCGTTGGCTGATGGGCCGGGAAAGCCGCAAGTTCACGCTCAAATACGATCCGCGCGATCTCTCGCGCATCTTCGTGCTGACAGAGAGTGGGATCATCGAAGCCCGACCTGCTGATCTGACACGGCCTGCGATCACGCTCTGGGAGCACCGCGCGGCGCGGCGGGCCCTGCGCGAGGCTGGACGTCATTCTGTGGACGAGGAGTTGATTTTCAGGACGATCGAGGCGCAGCGCGACCTCGTCGACACCGCGGTACGGCAGACCAAGGCCACGCGGCGTCATCAGGCGCGGCGGGCGCATCTGGCACCCCGGCGCATGATCGACGTGACACCGGATGACGCCGCGCGAGATGCCTTGCCCGCGCTGGAAGGGGAGGGGAGCCCGTTCCTCAGCCATCCCGGCTTCAAGGTCGAGGAATGGTACGACGATGACTGA
- a CDS encoding type II toxin-antitoxin system RelE/ParE family toxin, translating to MSRSFRLTRRAEASLTEIARWTVETFGLRQAELYEAELLNRCESILNGQAHSRSCAVLVDDVEDLRFIRAGEHFLVFLDRSDEVIIVDIIHSRSDLPRHVASLSALKSEDS from the coding sequence ATGAGCCGATCCTTCCGGCTGACCCGTCGTGCGGAAGCCAGCCTCACTGAAATCGCCAGATGGACGGTCGAAACTTTCGGGCTGCGCCAAGCAGAGCTTTACGAGGCCGAATTGCTCAACCGCTGTGAAAGTATCCTGAATGGCCAAGCCCATAGTCGGAGTTGCGCAGTTCTCGTTGATGATGTCGAAGATCTGCGGTTCATAAGGGCAGGAGAGCATTTCCTGGTCTTTCTGGATCGATCGGACGAGGTCATCATCGTGGATATAATCCATTCCCGCAGCGATCTCCCTCGCCATGTTGCCTCACTTTCGGCTTTGAAGTCCGAGGACTCCTGA
- a CDS encoding type II toxin-antitoxin system ParD family antitoxin, with product MVTRNVVLTETQDHLVQALVASGRYQNVSEAMRAGLRLLEQEEAQITSIRQGLLEGLAQAKAGDLAEGSGKDAIRRAFAAAHARS from the coding sequence ATGGTGACACGCAACGTTGTCCTGACTGAAACCCAAGACCATCTGGTTCAAGCACTAGTGGCGTCCGGGCGCTACCAGAATGTGAGTGAAGCAATGCGCGCTGGCCTGAGGCTGCTCGAGCAGGAAGAGGCGCAGATCACGAGCATCCGCCAAGGGCTTCTCGAAGGTCTGGCGCAGGCCAAGGCGGGTGATCTTGCTGAGGGCAGTGGCAAAGATGCGATCCGTAGGGCCTTTGCGGCTGCGCACGCGCGTTCATGA
- a CDS encoding DUF1403 family protein has translation MTFARPDHSIDLDTLPRIPAWVTSARAETLEDVAFLSGAALSHLHVVIASEAVPQALLRDRLALRAAEACVAFSGRSEWTGELRDAVHLMRPGDLPGPAGEVLLAWRHAVERPVSVKALGRALPSVAPARLAAWLDAGPRGGWRAPVTRAAMVLEAVLTDERRAEAAALILADAALAQALGWTHLVPLLAAGLKRADLRKRGDDLRFVCHRALVLSVGEAVRLAADLARRAAHLKAVAPKLRAKGAGDAVAMFLSRDAVAPSALPLPDRAARRLCDRLVDLGAVRELTGRDTFRLYGV, from the coding sequence ATGACATTTGCCCGACCGGATCACTCCATCGACCTAGACACACTACCCCGGATCCCTGCCTGGGTCACCTCCGCGCGTGCTGAAACCCTTGAAGATGTTGCGTTTTTGTCAGGTGCGGCGCTGAGCCACCTGCATGTAGTGATTGCAAGTGAAGCTGTCCCCCAAGCCTTGTTGCGGGACCGGCTGGCACTGCGCGCGGCGGAGGCTTGTGTTGCGTTTTCCGGGCGTTCGGAGTGGACAGGGGAGTTGCGAGATGCGGTGCACCTGATGCGCCCGGGCGATTTGCCGGGTCCGGCGGGCGAGGTTCTGCTCGCCTGGCGGCACGCGGTGGAACGGCCGGTGTCGGTCAAGGCTTTGGGTCGCGCCTTGCCCAGTGTCGCGCCGGCGCGGCTTGCGGCGTGGTTGGATGCGGGGCCCAGAGGCGGATGGCGGGCTCCGGTGACCCGTGCCGCGATGGTGCTGGAAGCGGTGCTGACGGACGAACGTCGCGCAGAGGCTGCGGCGCTGATCCTGGCGGATGCGGCGCTCGCCCAAGCGCTCGGTTGGACGCATCTCGTACCGCTTCTGGCCGCAGGCCTGAAACGCGCCGATCTGCGCAAGCGCGGTGACGACTTGCGGTTCGTCTGTCATCGCGCACTGGTCTTGTCAGTGGGCGAAGCCGTGCGCCTCGCCGCAGATCTCGCGCGGCGGGCGGCGCATTTGAAAGCGGTTGCGCCGAAGCTTCGCGCCAAGGGTGCGGGCGACGCGGTCGCGATGTTCCTGAGCCGCGATGCCGTGGCGCCTTCAGCCTTGCCTTTGCCGGATCGCGCCGCGCGGCGGCTCTGCGACCGGCTGGTCGACCTCGGCGCCGTACGCGAACTGACCGGGCGCGATACCTTCCGGCTCTATGGGGTGTGA
- a CDS encoding tyrosine-type recombinase/integrase, giving the protein MDSDNKNSMSSHSSKSDDAQGDERGQDRSDGIALPAYVAGSGSLDHLVDTARDYARAAASDNTLKAYAKDWAHFARWCRMKGTEPLPPSSDMIGLYLADLASGSGPSPALSVSTIDRRLSGLAWNYAQRGFSLDRKNRHIATVLAGIKRKHARPPVQKEAILAEDILVMVATLPYDLRGLRDRTILLLGYAGGLRRSEIVSLDVHKDDTPDSGGWIEVLDKGALLTLNAKTGWREVEVGRGSKDQTCPVHALEQWLHFAKINFGPVFVGTSRDGKRASETRLNDKHVARLIKRTVLDAGIRSDLPEKERLALFSGHSLRAGLASSAEVDERYVQKQLGHASAEMTRRYQRRRDRFRVNLTKAAGL; this is encoded by the coding sequence ATGGACTCAGACAACAAGAATTCGATGTCATCGCACTCTAGTAAGTCTGATGATGCTCAAGGCGACGAGAGAGGTCAAGACAGAAGCGATGGGATCGCCCTGCCCGCGTATGTGGCTGGCTCCGGCTCGCTCGATCACCTGGTGGACACCGCCCGCGACTATGCGCGTGCCGCCGCCTCCGACAACACGCTGAAGGCCTACGCGAAGGATTGGGCGCATTTTGCACGCTGGTGCCGGATGAAGGGCACCGAGCCTCTGCCGCCTTCGTCAGATATGATCGGGCTTTATCTGGCGGATCTGGCCTCCGGGTCGGGCCCCTCCCCTGCGCTATCCGTCAGCACCATCGACCGGCGCCTCTCGGGCCTCGCCTGGAACTACGCACAGCGCGGCTTTTCCCTCGATCGCAAGAACCGCCATATCGCCACGGTGTTGGCCGGGATCAAGCGCAAGCATGCGCGCCCGCCTGTGCAAAAAGAAGCGATCCTGGCCGAAGACATTCTCGTGATGGTAGCCACCCTGCCCTACGATCTGCGCGGGCTGCGGGATCGGACGATCCTGCTCTTGGGTTATGCTGGCGGCCTGCGCCGCTCGGAAATCGTCAGTCTTGATGTGCACAAGGACGACACGCCGGACTCTGGCGGCTGGATTGAGGTACTGGACAAAGGTGCCCTGCTCACGCTCAACGCCAAGACCGGTTGGCGCGAGGTCGAGGTCGGTCGCGGCTCCAAGGATCAAACCTGCCCGGTGCACGCGCTCGAGCAATGGCTGCACTTCGCGAAAATCAACTTCGGCCCAGTATTCGTCGGCACCTCGCGCGATGGCAAAAGGGCATCCGAAACGAGACTGAACGATAAACATGTCGCGCGCCTGATCAAGCGCACGGTCCTGGACGCCGGCATCCGATCTGACCTGCCCGAGAAAGAGCGCCTGGCGCTGTTTTCCGGCCATTCTTTGCGCGCCGGTCTCGCCAGCTCTGCCGAAGTCGACGAGCGCTACGTCCAGAAACAGCTCGGGCATGCCTCGGCCGAAATGACCCGCCGCTATCAGCGTCGCCGCGACCGGTTCCGGGTGAACCTGACGAAGGCAGCCGGGTTGTGA
- a CDS encoding IS1182 family transposase, which translates to MMGPKQEAQAALFYEFSLEDHVPKDHLLRSIDRFVDLSSIRAHLSDFYSHTGRPSIDPELLIRMLLVGYCFGIRSERRLCEEVHLNLAYRWFCRLDLTDRIPDHSSFSKNRHGRFRESDLLRHVFEMTVARCMREGLVGGQGFAVDASLISADVQKQNSSNPDDWAAREISPDDAPRAVREYLDTLDDEAFGAATTVKPKFTAHADPASQWTAARKGPAFFAYSTNYLIDTDHSIIMDVDASRSNKTAEVGAMRKMIDRTEERFDVKPDWIAADTAYGSEDNLVWLALKRQILPFIPVFDKGERRDGTFSRSDFTWDEENDRYICPGGKEMKHTWRTYSDPARNAPNWKARKYRALKSDCSGCALKEKCCPNAEARAVHREKYEIVRDFARQCTASEFNVTAQKRRKKVEMLFAHLKRILGLGRLRLRGPCGANDEFLLAATAQNLRKLAKIFPAPQQTRKA; encoded by the coding sequence ATGATGGGACCAAAGCAGGAGGCGCAGGCGGCGCTGTTCTATGAGTTCTCACTGGAAGATCATGTCCCGAAAGATCACCTTTTGCGGTCGATTGATCGGTTCGTTGATCTGAGCAGTATCCGTGCGCATCTTTCAGACTTCTATAGTCACACCGGTCGCCCCTCTATCGATCCCGAGTTGCTGATCCGGATGTTGCTGGTTGGCTATTGTTTTGGCATCCGCTCTGAGCGTCGGCTTTGCGAGGAAGTCCATTTGAACCTTGCGTATCGCTGGTTCTGTCGCCTAGATCTGACCGACCGTATCCCTGATCATTCTAGCTTCTCCAAAAACCGTCACGGTCGGTTCCGCGAGAGTGATCTGCTGCGCCATGTATTCGAGATGACCGTTGCGCGCTGCATGCGAGAAGGGTTGGTGGGCGGTCAGGGCTTTGCTGTGGATGCCAGCTTAATCAGCGCGGATGTTCAGAAGCAGAACTCCAGCAATCCTGATGATTGGGCCGCGCGCGAGATCTCCCCAGACGATGCGCCACGTGCGGTGCGCGAGTATTTGGATACCTTGGACGACGAGGCTTTTGGGGCGGCGACCACCGTCAAACCCAAGTTCACTGCCCATGCCGATCCGGCGAGCCAATGGACTGCCGCACGCAAAGGCCCAGCATTTTTTGCCTATTCTACCAATTATCTGATCGACACCGATCACAGCATCATCATGGACGTAGATGCCAGCCGGTCCAACAAAACGGCCGAGGTCGGTGCCATGCGCAAGATGATCGACCGCACCGAAGAACGTTTTGATGTGAAGCCCGATTGGATTGCTGCGGACACCGCGTATGGATCAGAAGACAATCTTGTCTGGCTTGCGTTAAAGCGCCAAATCCTTCCCTTCATCCCCGTTTTTGATAAGGGCGAACGGAGGGATGGAACCTTCTCACGATCGGACTTCACATGGGATGAGGAGAACGACCGCTATATCTGTCCGGGCGGCAAAGAGATGAAACACACCTGGCGCACCTATTCTGACCCCGCGCGAAACGCGCCAAACTGGAAAGCCCGCAAGTATCGGGCGCTGAAGTCCGATTGCAGCGGGTGCGCGTTGAAGGAAAAGTGTTGTCCCAACGCAGAGGCCCGCGCAGTCCATCGCGAGAAATACGAGATCGTCAGAGACTTCGCCCGCCAATGCACTGCATCAGAGTTCAATGTCACGGCGCAGAAACGACGAAAAAAGGTCGAGATGCTCTTCGCCCACCTCAAACGCATCCTTGGCCTTGGACGGCTTCGATTACGTGGACCATGTGGCGCAAACGATGAATTCCTCCTCGCAGCAACCGCCCAAAACCTTCGCAAACTAGCCAAGATCTTTCCTGCACCGCAGCAAACGCGCAAAGCCTGA
- a CDS encoding TniQ family protein, which yields MAPFYAMTVSEFVAALGLKGHDVFDLEWRLSEGQGALIAAWTGLSPETVQAMTFRELGSAARMMIARKNRHTCPLCPEELHRKSAALPWRFSCPVHAVEFRDATGETLSDRFGADCFKKLEGHAEAGAAYLDAWARSAGQGDLEAPEVLQVLTARHRRASPPNVDEQPRMSLQTRRDYHDFLTTPILRQALTVVVPEYDQVAPVLTKPVRPGLHALAQGSLLQAFALTVGIDRIIEDPVKWAISIKLMSDAEGQGRVREALRSWPLSLRRRISARFWRAERDESARQSAEKAARQRQSHKYRTIQSHKYRYRIS from the coding sequence ATGGCCCCGTTCTACGCCATGACGGTTTCGGAATTCGTTGCAGCGCTTGGCCTGAAGGGGCACGACGTGTTCGACCTGGAATGGCGTCTTTCGGAAGGGCAGGGGGCTCTGATCGCGGCTTGGACCGGCCTTTCGCCTGAGACCGTGCAGGCCATGACCTTCCGGGAGTTGGGGTCTGCGGCGCGCATGATGATCGCGCGGAAGAACCGGCATACGTGTCCGCTCTGTCCCGAAGAGCTGCATCGCAAATCCGCCGCGCTGCCGTGGCGATTCAGTTGCCCGGTGCATGCTGTGGAGTTTCGGGACGCGACCGGCGAGACCCTGTCCGACCGGTTCGGTGCGGATTGCTTTAAGAAACTTGAAGGGCATGCCGAGGCCGGTGCCGCGTATCTGGATGCCTGGGCGCGCAGCGCGGGGCAGGGAGACCTGGAAGCGCCCGAAGTGCTTCAGGTTCTGACGGCGCGGCATCGCCGGGCCTCGCCGCCGAATGTCGACGAGCAACCGCGGATGTCGCTCCAGACCCGGCGGGACTACCATGATTTCCTCACCACGCCGATCCTCCGGCAGGCGCTGACGGTCGTCGTTCCCGAATACGATCAGGTGGCGCCAGTCCTTACCAAGCCGGTGCGCCCCGGTCTCCACGCCCTGGCGCAGGGCTCGCTGTTACAGGCCTTCGCGCTGACGGTTGGCATCGACCGGATCATCGAGGATCCGGTCAAATGGGCGATCTCAATCAAGCTCATGAGCGACGCGGAAGGGCAGGGACGGGTCCGGGAAGCGCTCCGATCATGGCCACTCTCGTTGAGGCGACGCATCTCGGCCCGGTTCTGGCGCGCTGAGCGCGACGAGAGCGCACGCCAGTCTGCCGAAAAAGCCGCGAGACAGCGCCAGTCTCACAAATACCGCACCATCCAGTCTCATAAATACCGGTACAGAATCTCATGA
- a CDS encoding TniB family NTP-binding protein, with protein MTEFPHLYPGAGKIAALSADERIHRIRADRWVSYPRAEAALEKLETLMSFPERARMPNLLIVGDSGMGKTMIIEKFTRDHASSFDEASGRLHMPVVAVQMVSGPDESRFYRRILAAIGAPEPPRATLSVLESLALRLLAELRPGMLVIDEIHSLQAGTIREQARFLNMLRFLGNELRIPLVCVGTAQARNALRTDDQLVRRFEAFALPPWREGEDLNGLMSTLTRTLPLRRQSQIDGHALARIIKVTGGITSGIFSILSQLAIAAIESGEERILSRDILGGDRLQAVLGEPV; from the coding sequence ATGACTGAGTTCCCGCATCTCTACCCGGGAGCCGGCAAGATCGCCGCGCTCAGCGCCGACGAGCGCATTCACCGGATTCGCGCCGACCGCTGGGTCTCCTATCCCAGGGCCGAGGCGGCCTTGGAGAAGCTGGAAACGCTGATGTCGTTTCCCGAGCGCGCCCGCATGCCGAACCTGCTCATTGTCGGTGACAGCGGCATGGGCAAGACGATGATCATCGAGAAGTTCACCCGCGATCACGCGTCGAGCTTCGACGAAGCCAGTGGACGGCTGCATATGCCGGTCGTTGCGGTGCAGATGGTCTCGGGGCCCGACGAGTCGCGCTTCTACCGCCGGATCCTGGCGGCGATTGGAGCCCCCGAGCCGCCGCGGGCGACACTATCTGTACTTGAGAGTCTGGCCTTGCGACTGCTCGCCGAATTGCGCCCGGGGATGCTGGTGATTGACGAGATCCACAGCCTGCAGGCGGGCACGATCCGCGAACAGGCGCGATTCCTGAACATGCTGCGCTTTCTGGGCAACGAGCTGCGCATCCCGCTGGTTTGCGTCGGCACCGCACAGGCCCGCAACGCGCTGCGCACCGATGATCAGCTGGTGCGTCGCTTCGAGGCCTTCGCATTGCCGCCCTGGCGGGAGGGCGAGGATCTGAACGGGCTGATGAGCACGCTCACGCGCACGCTGCCGCTTCGGCGCCAAAGCCAGATCGACGGACACGCGCTCGCGCGGATCATCAAGGTGACTGGCGGCATCACCTCGGGCATCTTTTCGATCCTGTCGCAGCTGGCGATCGCCGCCATCGAAAGCGGCGAGGAACGCATCCTCTCGCGCGATATTCTGGGTGGCGACCGGTTGCAGGCGGTCCTGGGAGAGCCGGTGTGA
- the repC gene encoding plasmid replication protein RepC yields the protein MSNISHPSGWRKATAGLATAEQLALAGERVAVPKTRAFVAVKRVGAYIGLKAGDMMLLDTLGAFTQAQDWEEGQRPIVWASNAYLTEQTGFSLSALKRHARRLAEIGVISFQDSPNGKRWGRRNADGRIVEAYGFDLSPLSARVDEFEGLHAELQAERELCQRLKRQITVARRMIRARIEAAISNALRGPWSQFTGLFEELLDRLPRRQEASEQLVRLLTWFKELQERVEAAYLKATGTAKLVENTGNIDAQVMEKTQEMNPKEAIFEPHILTTNQLNPVTSNSSEKEETAGVVHNPLPEEQVDRDLEDWVAEVRKKRMALDLPTIMQACPEFASWARNMGGFLKDWGDLHRVAGQLRPMIGISEHAWNVAQDQMGTQVATAAFALVFEKHSAGEVASPGGYLRGMLEKDGAGELHLERSFYGRLSGQAA from the coding sequence ATGTCTAACATAAGCCATCCGTCAGGGTGGCGAAAAGCAACGGCCGGGCTGGCTACGGCTGAGCAGCTTGCCCTAGCCGGTGAACGGGTGGCAGTACCCAAAACGCGGGCCTTCGTCGCCGTGAAGCGGGTGGGGGCCTACATTGGCCTCAAGGCAGGAGACATGATGCTCCTCGACACGCTCGGGGCCTTTACCCAGGCTCAAGACTGGGAGGAAGGGCAGCGTCCGATCGTCTGGGCGTCGAACGCCTATCTGACGGAGCAGACCGGGTTCTCGCTCTCCGCGCTCAAGCGCCATGCACGGCGGCTTGCTGAGATCGGCGTGATTTCCTTCCAGGATAGCCCCAATGGCAAGCGCTGGGGCCGCAGGAACGCAGATGGGCGTATCGTTGAGGCCTACGGCTTCGATCTGTCGCCGCTTTCGGCGCGTGTCGATGAGTTCGAGGGACTTCATGCCGAGTTGCAGGCCGAGCGCGAGCTCTGCCAGCGCCTGAAGCGTCAGATCACTGTGGCGCGCCGGATGATCCGAGCCCGGATCGAGGCGGCTATCAGCAACGCGCTGCGCGGGCCCTGGAGCCAATTCACGGGGCTCTTTGAGGAGCTCTTGGACCGTCTTCCGCGCCGTCAGGAAGCCTCCGAGCAGCTTGTACGTTTGCTCACCTGGTTCAAGGAACTCCAGGAACGGGTGGAGGCGGCCTATCTCAAAGCGACTGGCACGGCGAAGCTTGTGGAAAACACTGGTAATATTGATGCCCAAGTCATGGAGAAGACTCAAGAAATGAACCCCAAGGAGGCCATTTTCGAACCTCACATACTAACTACAAATCAACTTAATCCTGTAACTAGTAATTCCTCTGAAAAAGAGGAAACGGCGGGTGTGGTGCACAATCCTCTACCCGAAGAGCAGGTTGATAGGGATCTGGAAGACTGGGTTGCCGAGGTGCGCAAGAAGCGGATGGCGCTCGATCTGCCGACAATCATGCAAGCCTGTCCGGAATTCGCGTCCTGGGCCCGCAATATGGGTGGTTTCCTTAAGGATTGGGGCGATCTGCACCGGGTTGCCGGCCAGCTTAGGCCAATGATCGGTATCTCTGAGCATGCCTGGAACGTGGCGCAGGATCAAATGGGCACCCAGGTGGCCACGGCCGCGTTTGCGCTCGTTTTCGAGAAACACAGCGCAGGCGAGGTTGCCTCACCCGGCGGATATCTGCGGGGTATGCTCGAGAAAGACGGGGCAGGGGAGCTGCATCTCGAGCGCAGCTTTTATGGTAGGCTCAGTGGGCAGGCGGCATGA
- the repB gene encoding plasmid partitioning protein RepB translates to MARKSLRDMSGIANTIARSGGAPSERSSKTSAPALGALQGSLASIREIDPNIIDDWGPVDRLEEFTAVNVEDDDESFEGLKNSIREGGQQVPILVRRSKAIEGHFEAIYGRRRLKACREIGIKVRANVQDIDDATALLAKGLENAARRNLSFYEKARFAVAIQTAGHDAATVRQVLNLSPSGHSHLTKVTQNVPVKIGDLIGAAPKSGRPKWTELAELFLSKKLTERVALDILARISASSGSDDRLEFLIREATKRGAKTSSGVREITPLEGVTIKAGRGTLSLSVKKSGANAEFATWLESNLAEIIKKSYAEFTDVNLVDDN, encoded by the coding sequence ATGGCTAGGAAATCACTTCGCGATATGTCCGGAATTGCAAATACGATCGCTCGTTCTGGCGGCGCGCCGTCAGAGAGGTCGTCGAAGACCAGTGCTCCGGCTTTGGGTGCCCTTCAAGGTTCTCTGGCATCTATCCGAGAAATTGATCCCAATATAATCGACGATTGGGGGCCAGTAGATCGCCTTGAAGAGTTTACAGCTGTAAACGTCGAAGACGATGACGAGAGCTTCGAAGGACTAAAGAACAGCATCCGAGAAGGTGGTCAGCAAGTGCCCATTCTCGTTCGGCGTTCAAAGGCGATTGAAGGGCATTTCGAGGCTATTTACGGGCGGCGGCGCTTAAAGGCCTGCCGCGAAATCGGAATCAAGGTTCGCGCGAACGTCCAAGATATCGACGATGCTACGGCTTTGCTGGCGAAAGGGCTGGAAAATGCCGCGCGCCGGAACCTCTCTTTTTACGAGAAGGCGCGGTTCGCCGTGGCCATCCAGACAGCGGGCCACGACGCGGCAACTGTTCGGCAGGTTCTCAATCTCTCTCCGTCGGGTCATTCGCACCTTACAAAGGTAACACAGAACGTCCCGGTCAAGATCGGCGACCTGATTGGCGCGGCACCAAAGTCCGGGCGTCCAAAATGGACGGAGCTGGCTGAATTATTTCTCTCAAAGAAGCTAACTGAACGCGTAGCGCTCGATATCTTGGCCAGAATCAGCGCCTCATCGGGTTCGGATGATCGCCTCGAATTTCTCATTAGGGAAGCGACTAAGCGCGGTGCGAAGACGTCGAGCGGGGTTAGAGAGATAACGCCGTTGGAAGGCGTGACTATCAAAGCTGGCCGCGGAACATTGTCATTGTCAGTCAAGAAGTCTGGCGCGAACGCTGAGTTTGCAACCTGGCTTGAGAGCAATCTCGCAGAGATAATCAAAAAATCCTATGCCGAATTTACAGATGTAAATTTGGTGGATGACAACTGA